The Deltaproteobacteria bacterium DNA segment CCATTTACAAAAAGGATTTTTGTAAATGGTATAAACAGCAAGTGCGTAAGCACTTGCCAATAAACAACAAATACCGTTTCCAAAAAGTAAAATATTTAACTTACTTTTTGGAAACGGTATAAATGCGACGCCAGTAGTAATTAAACCCAATGGGCCAAGGGAGATGAATGCACGTTATATCGACAAATACGAAATAGTGTCTATTTGCGGGCACGGTCCGGTTGGAACCGTTTATAAGGCTAGGGACACAGAATTTGGCGAGATTCTGGCGCTAAAGGCCATACGTGTGACCGAGGTTAGGGGAAAGGCGACCGATGCAGAAGTAATAGGTCGCTTTAAAGAGGTTGCAACTAGTGTATGTATGTTAAAGCACCCCAACATCGTTATCGTTCTTAACTCAGGGTACGTAGACGATGGAACTTTATTTATCGTGACTAAGTATGCCGAAGGTGAATCGCTCGAGACCATGATTTCGCGGCGAAATAGATTTGGCAATCAGGAACTGTTGCACTATTTGGGTCAGATAGCGAGTGCAATTGATTATGCACACAGTCGCGGAGTGTTGCACGGCAATATTAAGCCGAGCAATGTTATCGTTGATGCGAACCATAAGGTACATGTGCTGGATTTTGGGTTAATGCGCTTTATGACTTCGCTCGTGCCGTCAGTAGACACAGTTCCAAGATCTCCGGACTATATGGCGCCAGAACAAATTCGCGGTGAAGCGGTAGATGATGCCATTGACATTTTTGCGCTGGGCGTAGTTGCGTTTGAGATGTTTACTGCGCGTCTGCCGTTTGGGGCAAAGGATTTTACTACGGTTGCTAATAACATATTGCATAAGGCACCGGTGTCACTTTCTCATTCGGGACGAAAGCTTAGTTCAGAGGTAGAGAGCATTTTACATAGAGCTTTGGCCAAGAATCCCAAGGAGCGCTATTCAAGTGCTCTGGCGTTTGTGGGCGATTTGGGAAAGGTGTTGGACATTATGGTGGATGGACGTGGTTTGCTTGGCGGTTTTTCGCCAAATGCGAATGCCAACAAGAACATTGGCGGTGAGGGGGATCGAAAGGAAGTAGATAGGGCTGAAAAGTTAGATTTAAGCAAGCGATCTGGTTTGCGGGCAATGGTGGAATGGAGTATTCGGGCGAGGGAGAAATCTCAACTATCTGCGACAGAGGGCAGGACTGCCTTGAATGACGATCGATTGTTTGCTTCGCGATCTTCGGCTGGAGTCACGGGCGGAGGCGCTACGCCAGAGGGGAGGGAGAATGCTCGAGGTAAGAGCAATCCTAGTAGTGAGGAGATTAGTTCCTTAGGGCTGTTTAGGAAGTTAAAGATAGTCGTTACTATTTGTGCTATCGCCATTGGAGTTACTATTGTTGGGGCATTATCTTTTAGTAGAACATCGGCGATTTCAAATGAGGCAAGCGAGGAAAGGCTTTCTCAGGCGTCAGCGCCACCTGTCGATTATGAAAAGATTAAGCTCTCGGAAGTACGAGAATATGACGATGAACTATTGGCTAGTTTACTTCGTTCTCAGCAGATGGGGATTAAGGAGAGGCGAATTTTAATCTCTGAGGCTGGGAAGAGAACTGGAGAAGAATTTACAGAAATTTTAGGCACATTGGCGGCTAGTGGTAGCGACCTAATTCGCGTCTCAGTGGCGACCGCTTTGTCGTTACGACCACATTGGGAGCGCAGTAACGGTTTTCGTGCTCTTACGTCGCTCGCAGAGGACGAGAATTATCTGGTTCGTGGCTATGCCGCTAAAGCTCTTGCGAAAACAGGCAAGCCGGAGGCAAGAGCCTTTCTCGAGCGGAGATTGGAGGTTGAAGAAGATAAGGTAGTAAAAACAGTATTAAATGAAGTGCTAGGTCATAGCGGGGATTTAAAGGCCGTTGAGGAACTTGTCGATTAAGTATATTAATTAGCTATATTAAGTTTGGTTTGGGGTCGATTATATTGATATGTATCGCACTGTAGATCGAGTGAATCTTGATAGGGGATAAGAAAGATGGAAATGGTTAGAACAAAATGCAATTTGTTAGCCACAAAGAGCAGTCTATTATTGCTAGTTATTTTGCCGGTGTTTGCAATGACGGCTTGCGCTAAAAAGGTAACTCCGGTTGCTCCACAGCCACAAGAAGAGGTGAGGGCTCCAGATCTCGAGCATACGATTCAATTTCAGGGTGAAACTTTAGGATTAATTGCAGCATGGTACACTGGTAAGGTTGCCAACTGGACGGCAATTGAGGCTGCTAATCCTGGAATTAAGGCGACCAATCTAAAAATTGGACAGGTCATCGTAATTCCAGCAGGCTTAATTATTAAGCGCGAGCAGTTGCCAAAAAAGTTTATTAGGCAGCATGGCTTTAAGCAAAGTGCGCCTCAATCGGCAGTGTCAGAGCAGGCTGGATCTGAAGGAACTGCTAGTCTTGAAAAGCAGGGGGAAAAGACTCCACCAGCAGCGGTTAGTAACGCTAGTGAAAAGCCAAGTGATGCTGTAGTCGTTAACGAGGTACCGACGGCGTCGGCGACTTCAGCAGCAACCATGGCTGCAACTACCGCAGACGTAGATATGGCCGCAACAGGTAAGTCTCAAGGCGATAACAGAGATAATTCAGCGGGCGAAAAGCCCAGTGACGAGGATAGCGAACGCGAGAAACTGCTCGAGGAACTTCTCGAGCAACAGTAATTGGCCTGTCTGGAAAACGCTAGTTTTCCAGACACACGCCCTTTGTGAAGTGTTGCTCTAGTCAGGCTCCACTAGGATCGTCACATTTCCCGAATACGATCCGGCTTCGCCGAGGCTTAGTTCGCTTTCTGTTATAGTAGCTTCTATGTTTGCCGTATTGCTGCCACCGCAATCGCTCGCAGTGGTGTTTGCTCCGCTCTGGCCGGTAAGCGCAGTTCCCGATGTCAGCAGGACATTGCCGGTAGTGCCAGTCTGGTCGTTCCACCGAAGTGAGTAGGCGAGCTCATTAGACGCACCATCATTTACGGTGAAAGCTCCACCAGTGCCGTTACCCGTTGCTGTTATGCGATAAGTACCAG contains these protein-coding regions:
- a CDS encoding LysM peptidoglycan-binding domain-containing protein, whose protein sequence is MEMVRTKCNLLATKSSLLLLVILPVFAMTACAKKVTPVAPQPQEEVRAPDLEHTIQFQGETLGLIAAWYTGKVANWTAIEAANPGIKATNLKIGQVIVIPAGLIIKREQLPKKFIRQHGFKQSAPQSAVSEQAGSEGTASLEKQGEKTPPAAVSNASEKPSDAVVVNEVPTASATSAATMAATTADVDMAATGKSQGDNRDNSAGEKPSDEDSEREKLLEELLEQQ
- a CDS encoding protein kinase; the encoded protein is MNARYIDKYEIVSICGHGPVGTVYKARDTEFGEILALKAIRVTEVRGKATDAEVIGRFKEVATSVCMLKHPNIVIVLNSGYVDDGTLFIVTKYAEGESLETMISRRNRFGNQELLHYLGQIASAIDYAHSRGVLHGNIKPSNVIVDANHKVHVLDFGLMRFMTSLVPSVDTVPRSPDYMAPEQIRGEAVDDAIDIFALGVVAFEMFTARLPFGAKDFTTVANNILHKAPVSLSHSGRKLSSEVESILHRALAKNPKERYSSALAFVGDLGKVLDIMVDGRGLLGGFSPNANANKNIGGEGDRKEVDRAEKLDLSKRSGLRAMVEWSIRAREKSQLSATEGRTALNDDRLFASRSSAGVTGGGATPEGRENARGKSNPSSEEISSLGLFRKLKIVVTICAIAIGVTIVGALSFSRTSAISNEASEERLSQASAPPVDYEKIKLSEVREYDDELLASLLRSQQMGIKERRILISEAGKRTGEEFTEILGTLAASGSDLIRVSVATALSLRPHWERSNGFRALTSLAEDENYLVRGYAAKALAKTGKPEARAFLERRLEVEEDKVVKTVLNEVLGHSGDLKAVEELVD